The DNA segment ctcgtcggaagaaaccaagacatagggacttgtttagcttagtaaatatcttaaattttgtagttagtacgtaattgagattagaattgggccaactcaattatgggccaattgggcccatgtaaggactatgttgagcccaatgaaaggcctaaacaatgtcccaagaagtggcatcgtcgtggcacagtctccgagactatgtcaggcggtggtacgacCTAGTGGCGGGGTGctaggtggtgataccgcccctatcaggcggtggtaccgcccaatgcagtgttagtgtcaaactgacacaggcggtggtattgccgcgGTGGTACTatccgtacccaggaaacctgggatgagatatttttaggctccaagtttgaatcaacttgaggcctataaatacccctctcatccctggttaatacatacaagtattgagagtaaaaaaaggaaagaaacgctgatgcaatcttgtatgaactcctctcaaagttctaagtgttagaatagtttgagagaggagtaagtggggatgtaagggttatctcctaaactcggtaaaagaataatcgagttgtaagaatgaggttgatctttgcctattaaaggaatattgatagtagatgccggtggcctcaacggaagaggaatcgacggagtgaatgtaggtcacaatgatcgaaccactataaaactcggtttacatttctatttgtgcaatttaccttcagcaaactacttacttgctttactttcattATACTTACAAATACGATtttaaagttaacatctctccgaaacgATTTTCtttgaaatcgattttaatcgaacgaatatttttttgaaatcgacgtaatcttttcgctatactaattcaccccccttttagtgtcgacCCTTTCCTAACAGAATGAAGCCTTTCCATTTACTATTAGGAGAGTACTCATTTTGGAATTTAATATATGTCAATTGGGTGATTAACtttttgatatgtatttatgttatAAGGTATTACAACTTAATattgttatttattttattttatttttcaaagcaATCTTAGACTAGATTTTAATAAACAATCTTAGACTAGATTTCAAAGCAATCTTACAAGTTGAATGTTTATTTTTGAGtttatattattatgtttatgaaTAAAACCTATGAttatttttaacttttattttgatgtataaataaattatatatatatatatatatatatatatatatgcaagttttgttGAATTATTTGTTTTATTGTTATATAATATGACATTACTTTTGTCAATTTTGTTGGTTGACGACTTGTTGTGAACTTgttaaattagttttttttaAAGGAGGAATTCTTTCATTTCTCGTCGCTTTTGTTCTTTTACCTGTGCTCTCCTGCAAGATGGGAAGTATGCCATCGTTACTGGTCGATGTCAGTGATGTTATTCTTAGACGAGGATATCTTGGAGTTCCCTAATACGTATGGAGTTGATGTCGAGGGGAAAAGATGACTTCTCTACTTgtcattttcatttttctttttgataagCTGAAGTCGCTTCGTgtcttatttttgttttttatagcAACTTGTTTTAATAACTATGGGTTTCTGGCGACTCCTATTATGTAGTGATTCAGCTTGGAGTTGTGGATTAAAAGTTCAATTACTTAATTACAGATGCCTTTTACTTGAACCAGTAACCATTTTTGCGTGGCTATTATGTTTGCTTCGACACCACttttgaacctttttttttttttttctcgtaatGCTTCAGCTCAGCTTAACTCTTCAGCTCAACTTCAAGAACTTAACAGCTTATCCTTGATTTTGTCTTCCCTGTTCGATTATATAGTGAACAAATTGCAACTATCAATAATCAAAATATCGTGTAATTGTTAGGTGATCTTGGTTAACTGTAGATCATTTATTAGTTTAATAATCATGCAGATCATCCAATAAAGTCATGATTTTTGTAATCATAGTTTttttcttaacataaattaattattataaatcatgtattattataattaattaattaatttagcatactttaaactaattaaaattatttttttaattatgtgaataaatgaaaaattttatcaatttatttcctaatgagtgatataATTCTTAGAAagcaaatattttaaattttatgatttgtGTGCGAACAATATAGAATAAATATTACAatctatttttttatatgaaagtaaaataaaaacatTATTTATCTTTTGAGAAGAGTTCATCTTCTCCTCAAAAGAATTTTTTTGATGACAGGATTGCAAGGACGAGCAAGattctctattttttttattaccgatttttatttatattttaaaatatttaatagtagaatttttttaattaatatgatgcaaaataatcttctaattttaaaatattatgattaataaataattattattgaattatgatgttaaaataattagttaatttaataataattctaatttatttaaattagatatatttatgtctaaaaaattatgtatgaatttgtataatttaattacttttaaatttaaaattatgaatctaaattagttaattcatgaaatagaatggatttaaggttaattattattttaatatatttttaaaattttaaaatataatttaataatatgagTTAAATTGAGGATTCAATGTAAGTTGACTGGTCAAACCAACCTATGTAGTTAAGTCCAACCTAACTCATGTTACTAAGTATGACCCAGTCTATGTGGTTAAGTATAATCCAACTCATATGATTAAATATAACTGGTCAGATACCATACAACACATACAGTTAAAGAAAACTCAATCGTCATTTTTCTATTAACTAATTTGATCTAAACATTATCTTAATCGATTGacgataaaataaaagaaaagaagaccTCGAATAGACTTTAAAAAATGACGAGATTATCAGGATTAAAGGAGGAGCCAAGCGTTATGAGGATAAAGGAGAGCATCCACAAGGGCATCATAATTCCAACAACAATTATTCGATATGCACAAGGAATAAAAATTActgtaataaattatttatataaaaaatatggataaaatgatctataaaatatttatatggtTTTGTatctttataaatatataaaattaatcattTATTTGATCCAAAAATAATTTATTGTTGCAccagatttgaaaaaaaatatgatcCTTCAAAACATGATTTCTTTTGTTTAAATTAATATGCCTTGAATAGTATTTATGACtcataaaaattcaaaaaaaaaaaaacacgatTGAAGTTGATGATGGATTAtatgatatttaattaaaattgacTGTACATCAATATACTATATCTGTAAAATAACACTTGTTAATTATAGCAGGCCACATTTCATTCCAACTTCGTGATCATGTCAAAGCACCAGATTTCTGTACATATATTGCTGATGACCAATACCAACAGATGTAAGTGAACCTAGTTCTTGTATATGTTTATGATACTTGCAGGCATTCCATAAGAGCTGCCCCGGTTCTTAGTTTGCACAGCTTGTTCTCCAGAAGAGAAAAGACTAGTTATTGACTGGAACAGTTGGAGCTTCTTTAATGTTAATGGCGAACATGTTACAATGACCAAAATTTGCCCATATATGTTAGTTATTGTTTAATTGACACAGTAGCCAGAGGCAGAAGGAACTATATTAGATGACTTTGGAACAGGATCAAGATGGGTTTACTATTTACTCAAAAGTTGTTAACTGGACATCAAGAACTCGACAAGTAATGTAGCTCAAGCAAAAGCAAGGATCATCAACTTATCTAATGGACGTATAAACAAGGCAACAATTATAAACTTATTATGACATTAATGTTGGACGTAAAATGTATTCTTCCATTATAATCTTTAGTCCAAAATCTAAAGTATTGTAGTAATaaacaagaaagagaaagaaagatatGAACCACCCTTTATTGTGTTCCTTTACGCGATGGAGGGAATATAAGCAGCAGCACTCTCTAAAACCATGTAATCTGGATTGCTGCAACATGTATGAACTAATCTCTGATTAGAAGAATATCGCCAGAATGCCCACCAGCTTGACataactaaattgaaaatgatagGAATGCCTGTTTTCAGAAACATAAAACAACAAAATCATTCCGatgataaatcaaatcaaaaCATTCTGAACTGGCATtgtaagataaatgatgattagccTTGGTTTGCTCTATTAAATATGAACCATACATTGTTTCTCTTAACATAATAAGTCTCCATTTTTTCAGGATGCAACTTTAAATAATATGTGAAACGAGAAAGCAGCAACCAATCGAGTAATTTCTGGTCTATGCCATTTCTATCGACATAGATTACAACAAATAGCAGCAAAGACGTACCTCAATAACAGAGACTAACTGAGACTCATCATGCTGAGGACACTTCTTGGACTTGGAACTTTTCAAGTGACTTTCTATTGAGTTCAGCTTCTCATAAATGTCCCTCAACAACTTCAACTGTTCACTATTCCTTTCAGAATCTTCCATTTTCATTATCTTTTCATTTTCAATCTGCTGAAGCTGGCATTTTATATGTTCAAAATCATTCCTCATGATACAGGTTCTATTTACAGAATCCACAAGAACCGAATTATAATTCATCATTTCTCCTTTCCTGGGTGTCAACATCTTATTGGATTCGCATGTTGGTGAAGAAATTTGGCTACCATGGTGTGAACATGTGAATTCCCTGTCTAACCAGTAATTATCTCTGTAAAGAAATTCTACTGTTTCTTGTGGCATGAAGTCTTCACAGACACCATAAGTCATAGTTTCTTTTATAGACTCTTCCAAGAAATGCTCCATAGGCTCACTACTAACATGATATTTATCACTTTCTGGAACTTCAAATATGTCATGGACACACGCCAAATTTTTCCCTGATTCAGTTTGATTATATGAAACTCTAAGCTCAGCAGACTCTGTGGTATTCACTTGTTCTTCAGCTTGAAAAGGTGAATTTACAACACATTCAGCATCCAGATGGATCTTAGTCCCAGGTTTTGAATGACAAGAAGCATCGCCGGTCACAGCTGAATACCATGAACAAGACGAAGAATCTTCTCCCGAACTGCGTGAGCTGTCACTAGTTGTTTGTTGCCCCATTCTTCCTGGACTTGAATCATGGTTTCCTCTTCTATTTGCTTCTTCAGAATTATGATCATCAGTTGCCGATTCCTGAAACAAATGTGAAAATTTCTTATTCTTGTCACTGAGATGGTCTGTACAGTCGCCAAAAATTTTCCAGGTTGAATGCCATGAAGGCAGTAAGGGATTATTATCAATTCTATCGATCTCACTATACAATCTACCCAACTTTAACGAAGGCAAAGAGAAGTTCCTTCTCATACGACCATGAAGGTTAGTCTTCTCCAGAAAAGCACCATCTCCGCATGACATATCTGCACATGTTACAAAATCTCCAAGTTCAAAATCGCTGATGCCAATGCTCAATAACCTGCTCTTATACAActgaagttggtgcttaaggattgaATTCTCAATTTCCTTCCGTTGCATTTCTTCCTCAAGAATAATCAAGCATTGTTCTGCATAATGCAATTTTTCCTCTGCCATTCTCTTGTATTGGCGTGCTTCCATCTTCTCCACTGCCTTTTCTCTCTGAAGCTTCAGAATCATGGATAAAGCTTCACTTGCTGCAGTTGCAGAAGCTTCTCTTTCCTCGTCTAGCTCCATATGAAGTTTTCTTATAATGATATATTGATGAAGAGCTTCTTTTGTAACTGCAATCTCCCTTTCAGCCATATAAATTTGATTAACAGGCTATAATTTGTTGTTGAAGTTTGTTAGTTCCTTCAAACCTGTACTGGACCTGCATCATGAGTAATTTCTTAATTGTGCTAAGCATAAAAATGCCTTTATCATAGAAAGTAAGAACAGCTAATAGCAGCTTTTCAGTAATCCACAGTTTCGAGAACTATGAGCAtgttcaaaagaattacgctttgAAATCATTGTCAGAATTCCAAAAAGTTGCATTTTCAATCATTGGAAAATAATCCTCGATATCATCCATATGATGACAATGACAACAAACAAGCTGTAAGTCCCTACTTTTATGGGGCCTTTCCTACCAATTTAGTAGTTGATTCCTCTACATAGATCATCTCCGTTCACTGAGACCTGCTGAGGTTAACATCACTAGTCAAACTACGGGCCATCCAACACTCAAACTACGGGCCATCCAACACTCAAACTACAACCTAAaactaaaattatgaaataagcacCTATTTCATCTCAATGATATTGCTGAAACAAGTCAGGGTATCCTAACAATAGCTGGAGTGAATAACCTTACACCAACATAACCAACAGTTCTTTCAGGGTAAACTTTCATAATTCCATTACTAGTACTAGGACTGCCTGTAAGATACTGTTACAAGTACAATGATAGTAGTAAGCTTTCATCGTATTCATTAGTTCGGAAATCCATTAAAGTTGACAAACTTTTTTCTTCTATTTCACTAGAACATCAAGTGACATTATGTAATCTACTCAACCTTTTCCAGTTTTGATGCAGGAGCAAATTATGTGGCCTAGCCTAATATCACATGAGCTTTTTCCATAAAAGGAACTAATCAGGTATACATTGTAATATATTGTCTTTGGTAATGGCTATTTATCATCTCATATTGTAATATATTGTCAATGCAAGAGTGCTTTGGGATCAGATATATCCACTAAATTATTTGCAATGGCTTCAGGATCATTTGGGTCCTCAGAATCCTCAGTAGATGGTTTATAGGATGCCTGCCACAAGCATTCCTTTTCTGATTGTTTATTCACCACATTGAATGCTCCTTATTACCATCCAACAGGTGATCCTTTTCTTCTATAAAGGTTCACCAACTTTCTAACACGGGTGATCCTACATCAGCTATAATACCATGATCACAATCCAATCTGAATCACTTGGTATTAGCCCCAAAACAAAGATTATCATGGTGGTAAACTTTTTGAGTATGCATAACGAAGATATGAACATAATCAATATAGAAGTCATGAGTTAACACAAAAATAATAATCCTATGCCTCGCGACAGCTACTTTTAGATATGACTTGTATGACTATGTTAATGTCTCCATTGAATTCAATTAAACTCTTATCCAATAAAATGGTATacaatcaattaaaaaaaaaaacatttagcaTGTAAAGATTAAGACCTCATTTCAGATCTTGGGAAAACCAAACCATTTGCTCAATGGGTGCTAGAATAGCATTTTTGATACATCAATCACCCAGCACAAGCAGAAGCCAACAACAATCGAAATTAATAGCCAAACTAAAGAAACCTCAGAAATGTAATGCGATTCAGATTGTACATCCCTAGATCAAAATCTTGGAGAGATGATGCTAATATCAAACTATATATACAAACACTGCATCTGGAGCTCGAATGTACCTGATCAGCCTAAAGAGAGTATAAGATCAACCCTGGAAGCTTATGGACCCTTTCCTCTTTCTCAGATTCCTGAAAGATCCAAGAACAACAATAGAAGATAAACATCAAAGAACTTCAAGCTTCTATATGATCATGGCATGCAACCACTCTATTCGTGTGGGAACCGACCTCCTTGTTTCTCCGAACACCTGCTTCCTTTCGAGATGGCATGCTTCTGCATCCATCTTTTCAAGGAAGAGATGTTACGGAGAAGAGGAGCAGGCGACGGAGGTTTCACTGGTACCTGCTAAAAGGCGCGCGTGGGAGCGTTAACAGCTTGCAGGGGAATCCCATGTGGGATGCCCTCCTCCTATTCCTCCGTTTGCTACGGAACACCGCTCCCCCTTCCTTCTCTTCCTCACATCGCCTTGGGCTGGAGGAGTTGGGAAGGCCGTTGGAGGAACAGAACGACACTGTGACACAACGGCACCCGAGGAGGATTGGCAGCACGCCACCGAGACAGCGGGCACAGGTTGTAATGATGAGTCATGCGGGAGAGGGGACATGTCCGATCATGGCGGGTCTCCGAAGTCCGTCTCCCCTCGATAATAACTGGGTGGAGCTCACCAACCTGCCTCGGCCGCGCCAGGGAACACGCACTCCATCCACGTGTCGATGCCCTTCCGCGAGGGGTAACGTGTTCCCTGTGTGGGCCGCCTTAACGGAAATGACATCTCAGGTGTTATCCTCCATGCCATGCGCACGCACATGTGAGCATCATAGTCTTGCCAAAGGAGGCTGTTGTTACTATTCACAATGGAGTCGCTGCATGGTGTTCGATGCATATATGCATCCATCATGCCTGGTGGTGGGCCCCGACCGAGTTGGCGCACTTTGTCGCGTTAACAATTAAAGGTCCATGTTTGACTCGCCACGTCATGATCAGACTCGGGAAAGTAACTCTTCAAGCCTTCTTCTCGGGTCTCGTTGATTTATTTATGGTATACCCATTTCTTTGCCCTTGTATGTCGCAATGACGCAAGCCATCTTCGAATCATCGGGTGCGGCCCAGTTGACGTAGACATTCTCACAGCGTGCCGCTTGCCGTCTCTCGGCCAGTGAGCAAACAGGAGCGACGGTTTTTATTGGTTCCCAGCCCTGGGCCCCGCAAGGGTTCTTAGAAG comes from the Musa acuminata AAA Group cultivar baxijiao chromosome BXJ1-10, Cavendish_Baxijiao_AAA, whole genome shotgun sequence genome and includes:
- the LOC135595063 gene encoding uncharacterized protein LOC135595063, producing the protein MAEREIAVTKEALHQYIIIRKLHMELDEEREASATAASEALSMILKLQREKAVEKMEARQYKRMAEEKLHYAEQCLIILEEEMQRKEIENSILKHQLQLYKSRLLSIGISDFELGDFVTCADMSCGDGAFLEKTNLHGRMRRNFSLPSLKLGRLYSEIDRIDNNPLLPSWHSTWKIFGDCTDHLSDKNKKFSHLFQESATDDHNSEEANRRGNHDSSPGRMGQQTTSDSSRSSGEDSSSCSWYSAVTGDASCHSKPGTKIHLDAECVVNSPFQAEEQVNTTESAELRVSYNQTESGKNLACVHDIFEVPESDKYHVSSEPMEHFLEESIKETMTYGVCEDFMPQETVEFLYRDNYWLDREFTCSHHGSQISSPTCESNKMLTPRKGEMMNYNSVLVDSVNRTCIMRNDFEHIKCQLQQIENEKIMKMEDSERNSEQLKLLRDIYEKLNSIESHLKSSKSKKCPQHDESQLVSVIEAFLSFSI